The following DNA comes from Microcella sp..
AGCGGTCTGCCGGAGGTGCAGAACCGGAGAGCCTTCGTCTACCTGAAGGTGGCGGGCGATGTCGCCCGTGGCCGCCCGAGCAGAGAACATACGCCGCGCATAGGCGAGGGCGAGACCGTAGTGAAGCTCGAGCAGGTCGAAGAGCGTGCGGCCGACGAGATCGAGCTTCTCGAGATCGGGGGCGAGGTCGGCGCGAACGAAGTTGTAGAGCAGGGCGATCGGGGTCGTATCGGCGCTGCGCACCCGCTCAATGCACACGACCGGCTCGTCGGCGAGCACATGCAGTTCAGCACCGACGGCGACGTCGGGCACGGCGAGCTCAGCGCGCAGCACGACCGTGGTGAGGTGCAGACCCTGACGGGCGAAGTCTTCGGCGATGCCCCGAAGCTCTCCCTCGGCCTTCGGAATCGCGGCAGTCGCGACCACGAAGGTGCCCCTGCCCTGGGTCTGCGTGAGCAGGCCCTCGTCGATGAGCGTCGACAGGGCACGACGCACGGTGCCCCGGCTGACCTTGAGCTCGGCTGCAAGATCGGGTTCGGCAGGCAGTTGCTGGCCGATCGGCCAGGTGCCCGCGCCAATGCGTGCCCGGATCGCATCAGAGATCTGAGTGTGCAGGGCCGTCGCTCCCGCACGGTCGATGCTGGTTGCTCCCTTTCTCCACTCGAAGATGGCCATGATCAGTAGCTCCTCGTGGTCGTGTCGTCGCTACCGCTGACGATCTCGATGCCCGCACTCGTTCCGACCAGCGCGGCACCCGCGGCGATCAGCTCTCGCACCTGATGGGCACTCGTGATGCCTCCCGATGCCTTGACGAGCACGCCGTCGCGCACCCGACTCGACAACCATGCGATGCTCGCGACGTTCGCGATCTCGACCGCACCGCTGCTGGCATTTTTGAGGTAGGCGGCCCCTGCTTCCATGGCGAGTTCGACCGCGGCCTCGCGTTCGGCTGCCGTCAGCAGTGGAAGCTCGAGCATCACCTTCACGGGCACGCCGCTCGCCGTGACGACACCCGCGATGTCGTCACGAAAGGCGTCGAACCGGCCCGACTTCAGCCACCCGATCTGACACCCGATGTCGAGCTGCTGAGCGCCGGCCGCCACGAGTTGCTCGGCTTCAGCGGCCTTGCCCCGTGGTGTGGTGATGCCGACGATCGGAAAATCGAGCGCCGAAGCGACAACGACCTCGGTGCCTGACAGCACCGAGGCGACCTCGCGCACCCATGAACCCGGAACCATGGCGGCCTGAAAGCCCCACTGGACGCACTCTTCGGCATGAGCCGCCATGCGGTCGGCCGTCAGGTCGGCGGCGATCAGGGTGTGCTGGATAACCGCAGCCAGTTCGGCGTTCATGCTGCGGCCCCCGCCAGTTCGTCGCGTCGCGGAATGCCGGCGATGACGCCGCGGTGCTCGACCGAGAAGGCTGCGGCGCGGCAGGCGATCGTGACAGCATCGTTGAGCTCTGCACCGGCGGAGTACTCGGCTGCGAAGACGCCCACAAAAGTGTCGCCGGCGCCGGTCGTGTCGACCACGACAGCGCTGGGCGACGTGATGCGGCTCACTGAGCCGTTGTCGACCACGATGGCGCCTTCCGCGCCGCACGTCAGGATGATGTCGCCCGAGCAGTGCTCGGCAAGCGCGACCGCGATGGCGAGGTCGTCGAGGTCGACGGCCTCGAGCCCGAGCAGTGACCTCGCTTCGGTCTGGTTCGGAACCAGGATGTCAGCGGTGGTCCAGAGTTCACGAGGCACATCTGTCGCCGGAGCGGGATTCAGGATGACGGGAATGCCTGCGCGTCGGGCCGCGTCACAGCAGCGCATCGCCGCGTCGTGGGGCACTTCGAGAGAGATGACGAGGGCAGAAGCCCCCTCCAATGCGGTCGCTGCAAGCGGCTCGACACGTGCACCCCACAACGCGTCGAGCGCGCCCGCAGCGATCGCGATGCGATTCTCGCCCTCGCCGTCGACAAGAATCACGCCGGCCATCGTCGCGTCATCGACAGTGATGACGGCTGCGTCATCGACACCCTCGCGCGACCACAGCTCTCGCGCGGCTCGGCCGTCGGCATCGTCTCCGATCGCCGTGATCAAGGTCGGCCGTGATCCCCACCGAGCGATGGCAATGGCCTGATTCGATCCTTTGCCGCCATGCTCGCGGGTGAGCACACCACCCGAGACTGTCTCGCCCGCGTGCGGCATGCGGGCGAGCTGCATGGTGATACCCACGCCGTACCCACCGAGAACCGCGATCGACATTGATCACCTTGTCTGTAGACAACCATGGACAAATGGTGAACGTGACTGTACTGACATCCCCGAACTCACGGCAAGGCTCTGCTCACCTGAGCACAAAGCGTGCTCAGAGGAGCGCAGATGAGCAGGCCGAACTCTGGCCCATCGGCGGAGCCTCTACGCTGGCACCGTGGACATCACCGGAGAAGATGCCTTGCAGTTGACCGGCGTATTTCTCGTCGCTGGCGCGATCGGGTTTCCGCTCATCATCTGGCTCGGCGCCATCGGGCGCCTTCGGCCGAATCGATGGATCGGCTACCGTAGCGACCACTTGCTCGAGAGCCCCGTTGCGTGGGCTCGCGGACACCGTGCGGC
Coding sequences within:
- a CDS encoding ribokinase, producing the protein MSIAVLGGYGVGITMQLARMPHAGETVSGGVLTREHGGKGSNQAIAIARWGSRPTLITAIGDDADGRAARELWSREGVDDAAVITVDDATMAGVILVDGEGENRIAIAAGALDALWGARVEPLAATALEGASALVISLEVPHDAAMRCCDAARRAGIPVILNPAPATDVPRELWTTADILVPNQTEARSLLGLEAVDLDDLAIAVALAEHCSGDIILTCGAEGAIVVDNGSVSRITSPSAVVVDTTGAGDTFVGVFAAEYSAGAELNDAVTIACRAAAFSVEHRGVIAGIPRRDELAGAAA
- a CDS encoding SdpI family protein, with product MDITGEDALQLTGVFLVAGAIGFPLIIWLGAIGRLRPNRWIGYRSDHLLESPVAWARGHRAALPMVVVASLATLVLAVTGLLIPWLIAKAAVLFLAAVAIFGGGLRGQLLADDAAALDD
- a CDS encoding GntR family transcriptional regulator — protein: MAIFEWRKGATSIDRAGATALHTQISDAIRARIGAGTWPIGQQLPAEPDLAAELKVSRGTVRRALSTLIDEGLLTQTQGRGTFVVATAAIPKAEGELRGIAEDFARQGLHLTTVVLRAELAVPDVAVGAELHVLADEPVVCIERVRSADTTPIALLYNFVRADLAPDLEKLDLVGRTLFDLLELHYGLALAYARRMFSARAATGDIARHLQVDEGSPVLHLRQTAFLADGRPLEHSEVWIASDDVHVSMVLERPQAHEVAS
- the deoC gene encoding deoxyribose-phosphate aldolase, with product MNAELAAVIQHTLIAADLTADRMAAHAEECVQWGFQAAMVPGSWVREVASVLSGTEVVVASALDFPIVGITTPRGKAAEAEQLVAAGAQQLDIGCQIGWLKSGRFDAFRDDIAGVVTASGVPVKVMLELPLLTAAEREAAVELAMEAGAAYLKNASSGAVEIANVASIAWLSSRVRDGVLVKASGGITSAHQVRELIAAGAALVGTSAGIEIVSGSDDTTTRSY